In the genome of Denticeps clupeoides chromosome 13, fDenClu1.1, whole genome shotgun sequence, one region contains:
- the s100p gene encoding calcium-activated potassium channel subunit beta-2 isoform X3, translating into MHVRDSKAWRRAGTFQHLQPNPPVSRRHSGAARRMFLWAGAKGAPQNEKRTIYQKIRDYDVLDKRKTVTALKAGEDRAILLGLSMILISVMMYFVLGITILRSYSDSVWTEESSCTVLNSTIVAEVNCTYSCGSECWKSSRYPCLQVYVSLNASGRVLRLSHNEEAQDTNPECFFVPKCRKDYTVMQTLVMNISERLKMHQHVTCYYDPGELQDNVLLMRLYGHGAVFHSLFWPTCSLIGGIIIIAMVKLTQYLSILCEQASRIKR; encoded by the exons GACTTTCCAGCACCTGCAGCCAAACCCTCCAGTGAGCCGAAGGCACTCTGGGGCAGCGAGGAGGATGTTCCTGTGGGCTGGCGCCAAAGGGGcaccacaaaatgaaaaaag GACGATTTATCAAAAAATCCGAGATTATGACGTCCTGGACAAAAGGAAGACGGTGACTGCGCTGAAAGCAGGGGAGGACAGGGCTATACTCCTAGGCCTCAGCATGATTCTCATCTCAGTCATGATGTACTTTGTCTTGGGCATCACAATTTTGCGCTCCTACTCAGACAG TGTCTGGACCGAGGAGTCCAGCTGCACCGTGCTCAACTCCACCATCGTGGCGGAGGTGAACTGCACCTACAGCTGCGGCTCTGAGTGCTGGAAGAGCTCCAGGTACCCCTGCCTGCAGGTGTACGTCAGCCTCAATGCATCGGGGAGGGTGCTGCGCCTGTCCCACAACGAGGAGGCGCAGGACACCAATCCGGAG TGCTTCTTTGTCCCTAAGTGTCGGAAGGATTACACAGTGATGCAAACTTTGGTCATGAACATTTCTGAGAGGCTGAAGATGCATCAGCATGTGACGTGTTATTATGACCCAGGTGAACTGCAGGACAATGTGCTCCTCATGAGACTTTATGGCCATGGAGCCGTCTTCCATTCGCTCTTCTGGCCCACTTGCTCTCTCATTGGAGGCATAATTATCATTGCCATGGTGAAACTCACCCAGTACTTGTCCATACTCTGTGAACAGGCAAGCCGAATCAAAAGGTGA
- the s100p gene encoding calcium-activated potassium channel subunit beta-2 isoform X4 yields MFLWAGAKGAPQNEKRTIYQKIRDYDVLDKRKTVTALKAGEDRAILLGLSMILISVMMYFVLGITILRSYSDSVWTEESSCTVLNSTIVAEVNCTYSCGSECWKSSRYPCLQVYVSLNASGRVLRLSHNEEAQDTNPECFFVPKCRKDYTVMQTLVMNISERLKMHQHVTCYYDPGELQDNVLLMRLYGHGAVFHSLFWPTCSLIGGIIIIAMVKLTQYLSILCEQASRIKRKKERKD; encoded by the exons ATGTTCCTGTGGGCTGGCGCCAAAGGGGcaccacaaaatgaaaaaag GACGATTTATCAAAAAATCCGAGATTATGACGTCCTGGACAAAAGGAAGACGGTGACTGCGCTGAAAGCAGGGGAGGACAGGGCTATACTCCTAGGCCTCAGCATGATTCTCATCTCAGTCATGATGTACTTTGTCTTGGGCATCACAATTTTGCGCTCCTACTCAGACAG TGTCTGGACCGAGGAGTCCAGCTGCACCGTGCTCAACTCCACCATCGTGGCGGAGGTGAACTGCACCTACAGCTGCGGCTCTGAGTGCTGGAAGAGCTCCAGGTACCCCTGCCTGCAGGTGTACGTCAGCCTCAATGCATCGGGGAGGGTGCTGCGCCTGTCCCACAACGAGGAGGCGCAGGACACCAATCCGGAG TGCTTCTTTGTCCCTAAGTGTCGGAAGGATTACACAGTGATGCAAACTTTGGTCATGAACATTTCTGAGAGGCTGAAGATGCATCAGCATGTGACGTGTTATTATGACCCAGGTGAACTGCAGGACAATGTGCTCCTCATGAGACTTTATGGCCATGGAGCCGTCTTCCATTCGCTCTTCTGGCCCACTTGCTCTCTCATTGGAGGCATAATTATCATTGCCATGGTGAAACTCACCCAGTACTTGTCCATACTCTGTGAACAGGCAAGCCGAATCAAAAG gaagaaagagagaaaagactgA
- the s100p gene encoding calcium-activated potassium channel subunit beta-2 isoform X1: MHVRDSKAWRRAGTFQHLQPNPPVSRRHSGAARRMFLWAGAKGAPQNEKRTIYQKIRDYDVLDKRKTVTALKAGEDRAILLGLSMILISVMMYFVLGITILRSYSDSVWTEESSCTVLNSTIVAEVNCTYSCGSECWKSSRYPCLQVYVSLNASGRVLRLSHNEEAQDTNPECFFVPKCRKDYTVMQTLVMNISERLKMHQHVTCYYDPGELQDNVLLMRLYGHGAVFHSLFWPTCSLIGGIIIIAMVKLTQYLSILCEQASRIKRKKERKD; this comes from the exons GACTTTCCAGCACCTGCAGCCAAACCCTCCAGTGAGCCGAAGGCACTCTGGGGCAGCGAGGAGGATGTTCCTGTGGGCTGGCGCCAAAGGGGcaccacaaaatgaaaaaag GACGATTTATCAAAAAATCCGAGATTATGACGTCCTGGACAAAAGGAAGACGGTGACTGCGCTGAAAGCAGGGGAGGACAGGGCTATACTCCTAGGCCTCAGCATGATTCTCATCTCAGTCATGATGTACTTTGTCTTGGGCATCACAATTTTGCGCTCCTACTCAGACAG TGTCTGGACCGAGGAGTCCAGCTGCACCGTGCTCAACTCCACCATCGTGGCGGAGGTGAACTGCACCTACAGCTGCGGCTCTGAGTGCTGGAAGAGCTCCAGGTACCCCTGCCTGCAGGTGTACGTCAGCCTCAATGCATCGGGGAGGGTGCTGCGCCTGTCCCACAACGAGGAGGCGCAGGACACCAATCCGGAG TGCTTCTTTGTCCCTAAGTGTCGGAAGGATTACACAGTGATGCAAACTTTGGTCATGAACATTTCTGAGAGGCTGAAGATGCATCAGCATGTGACGTGTTATTATGACCCAGGTGAACTGCAGGACAATGTGCTCCTCATGAGACTTTATGGCCATGGAGCCGTCTTCCATTCGCTCTTCTGGCCCACTTGCTCTCTCATTGGAGGCATAATTATCATTGCCATGGTGAAACTCACCCAGTACTTGTCCATACTCTGTGAACAGGCAAGCCGAATCAAAAG gaagaaagagagaaaagactgA
- the s100p gene encoding calcium-activated potassium channel subunit beta-2 isoform X2 produces MHVRDSKAWRRAGTFQHLQPNPPVSRRHSGAARRMFLWAGAKGAPQNEKRTIYQKIRDYDVLDKRKTVTALKAGEDRAILLGLSMILISVMMYFVLGITILRSYSDSVWTEESSCTVLNSTIVAEVNCTYSCGSECWKSSRYPCLQVYVSLNASGRVLRLSHNEEAQDTNPECFFVPKCRKDYTVMQTLVMNISERLKMHQHVTCYYDPGELQDNVLLMRLYGHGAVFHSLFWPTCSLIGGIIIIAMVKLTQYLSILCEQASRIKRE; encoded by the exons GACTTTCCAGCACCTGCAGCCAAACCCTCCAGTGAGCCGAAGGCACTCTGGGGCAGCGAGGAGGATGTTCCTGTGGGCTGGCGCCAAAGGGGcaccacaaaatgaaaaaag GACGATTTATCAAAAAATCCGAGATTATGACGTCCTGGACAAAAGGAAGACGGTGACTGCGCTGAAAGCAGGGGAGGACAGGGCTATACTCCTAGGCCTCAGCATGATTCTCATCTCAGTCATGATGTACTTTGTCTTGGGCATCACAATTTTGCGCTCCTACTCAGACAG TGTCTGGACCGAGGAGTCCAGCTGCACCGTGCTCAACTCCACCATCGTGGCGGAGGTGAACTGCACCTACAGCTGCGGCTCTGAGTGCTGGAAGAGCTCCAGGTACCCCTGCCTGCAGGTGTACGTCAGCCTCAATGCATCGGGGAGGGTGCTGCGCCTGTCCCACAACGAGGAGGCGCAGGACACCAATCCGGAG TGCTTCTTTGTCCCTAAGTGTCGGAAGGATTACACAGTGATGCAAACTTTGGTCATGAACATTTCTGAGAGGCTGAAGATGCATCAGCATGTGACGTGTTATTATGACCCAGGTGAACTGCAGGACAATGTGCTCCTCATGAGACTTTATGGCCATGGAGCCGTCTTCCATTCGCTCTTCTGGCCCACTTGCTCTCTCATTGGAGGCATAATTATCATTGCCATGGTGAAACTCACCCAGTACTTGTCCATACTCTGTGAACAGGCAAGCCGAATCAAAAG GGAATGA